The Candidatus Hydrogenedentota bacterium genome has a segment encoding these proteins:
- a CDS encoding PilT/PilU family type 4a pilus ATPase yields the protein MAKTVEQLMQGALERSASDIHLKEGNPPIFRIDGKLVRLEGEAALTEDDLQHMLKEIASPSDIAKFQKVMELDNSYFYEGKARFRINVCKDDGDTRIVMRLIPLDIKTIEELNLPAVLKKLCVLKNGLVLVTGPTGSGKSTTLAALINDINENRPDHIITVEDPVEFLHRDKMAIVTQREIGHDTLSFANALRGALRQDPDVILIGEMRDAETVRTALASAETGHLVFSTLHTVDAVETLNRVIDFFEPHQQIQIRKQLASVLRGVVSQRIIPLASGTGRCVAAEILLGTRTVRDFIEKGKSFKDIVQLIEEGNDQYGMQTFDQALYDLYKEGKITAEIALANATSAKDLKLRMQGMGKGG from the coding sequence ATGGCCAAGACGGTGGAACAGTTGATGCAGGGGGCGCTGGAGCGCAGTGCCTCCGATATCCATCTGAAGGAGGGCAACCCGCCGATATTCCGGATCGATGGCAAGCTGGTCCGTCTGGAGGGCGAGGCCGCCTTGACCGAGGACGATCTCCAGCATATGCTCAAGGAGATCGCGAGCCCGAGCGATATTGCGAAGTTTCAGAAGGTGATGGAGTTGGACAACTCGTATTTTTACGAGGGCAAGGCGCGATTTCGCATCAACGTGTGCAAGGACGACGGCGACACGCGGATTGTGATGCGCCTTATCCCGCTGGATATCAAGACGATCGAGGAATTGAACCTGCCGGCGGTGCTCAAGAAGCTCTGTGTGCTGAAGAACGGCCTGGTGCTCGTGACGGGCCCCACCGGCAGCGGTAAGTCGACGACGCTCGCGGCGCTCATCAACGATATCAACGAGAACCGGCCCGACCACATCATCACGGTGGAGGATCCGGTGGAATTCCTGCATCGCGATAAGATGGCCATTGTAACGCAGCGCGAGATCGGCCACGACACACTTTCCTTCGCGAACGCGCTGCGCGGGGCGCTTCGCCAGGACCCCGACGTGATCCTGATTGGCGAAATGCGCGACGCGGAGACCGTGCGCACGGCGCTGGCGTCCGCCGAGACGGGCCACCTGGTGTTCTCTACGCTGCACACGGTCGACGCCGTGGAGACGCTCAACCGCGTGATCGATTTCTTCGAGCCGCACCAGCAGATCCAGATCCGCAAGCAGCTCGCATCGGTGCTGCGGGGCGTGGTTTCGCAGCGCATTATACCGCTGGCGTCCGGCACGGGCCGGTGCGTGGCGGCGGAGATTCTGCTGGGGACGCGCACGGTTCGCGATTTCATCGAAAAGGGGAAGTCCTTCAAGGATATCGTGCAGCTGATCGAGGAGGGCAACGACCAGTACGGGATGCAGACCTTCGATCAGGCGCTCTACGATCTGTACAAGGAGGGCAAGATTACGGCGGAGATCGCGCTGGCGAACGCGACGAGCGCGAAGGACCTCAAACTGCGGATGCAGGGGATGGGCAAGGGCGGCTGA